One window from the genome of Pseudomonadota bacterium encodes:
- a CDS encoding putative porin, whose translation MKKLCLTVLSLIALSVFVISPSWAGSNDKLINKLVEKNILTRSEAEELITQMQAEEEKKVVAASGFDLPKWVENTKFKGDVRARYQHEDKTNDSKVDRNRGRVRLRFGVESKVNDQWTAGFGLATGSDDPRSTNQTLQDDFSSKDIMLDYAYAKYSPVKWANLWLGKFKNPIWGTKDLMWDGDITPEGAAIAFNYDASETIEIFGTLGGFVLEEFSSKANDPYMIVVQPGIKVKLPASMYIKAAASYYEFQDVHGNDWTAGGAAGIGTNSTDTAGNWEYDHDALAADLEFGITKIPGPIPYAAVFGQYVQAINVDDKNIYGKKDDKGWLAGFKFGHKKVKELGDWQVKYNYRRLERDAWPDFMPDSDFYGGATNAKGHEAELVFGISKNVSLGLDYYNTKEIKKSAADDKDQQILQADLVVKF comes from the coding sequence ATGAAAAAATTATGTTTAACGGTATTATCTTTAATTGCATTATCGGTATTCGTCATCAGTCCATCATGGGCGGGTAGTAATGACAAGCTGATAAACAAACTGGTTGAAAAAAACATTCTTACAAGATCCGAAGCCGAAGAACTTATAACACAAATGCAGGCAGAGGAAGAAAAAAAGGTGGTTGCAGCCTCAGGTTTTGACCTGCCCAAATGGGTAGAAAACACAAAATTCAAAGGGGATGTAAGAGCCAGATATCAGCACGAAGATAAAACAAATGATAGTAAAGTTGACCGGAACAGAGGTCGTGTAAGATTAAGATTTGGAGTTGAATCAAAAGTAAACGATCAATGGACAGCTGGCTTTGGCCTGGCAACCGGATCAGATGATCCGCGTTCAACCAACCAGACTCTCCAGGATGATTTCAGCTCTAAGGATATCATGCTTGATTACGCATATGCTAAATACAGTCCGGTCAAATGGGCAAACCTGTGGCTTGGAAAATTTAAAAATCCTATATGGGGAACAAAAGATCTTATGTGGGACGGTGATATAACTCCGGAAGGAGCCGCAATTGCTTTTAATTATGATGCGTCAGAGACCATAGAAATATTCGGAACATTAGGCGGTTTCGTATTGGAAGAATTCAGCAGTAAAGCCAATGACCCTTATATGATTGTTGTCCAGCCTGGTATAAAAGTGAAGCTGCCCGCCAGCATGTATATTAAAGCAGCAGCAAGCTATTATGAATTTCAGGATGTACATGGCAATGACTGGACTGCAGGTGGTGCTGCCGGAATCGGCACTAACTCAACAGATACAGCCGGAAACTGGGAATATGACCATGACGCATTGGCAGCGGATCTTGAATTCGGCATAACTAAGATACCCGGCCCCATTCCTTATGCGGCAGTATTTGGACAATATGTTCAAGCCATAAATGTGGATGATAAAAATATTTACGGCAAAAAAGATGACAAAGGCTGGCTGGCCGGTTTTAAATTCGGCCATAAAAAGGTAAAAGAACTTGGTGACTGGCAGGTAAAATATAATTACAGACGTCTTGAAAGAGATGCATGGCCTGATTTTATGCCTGACAGTGATTTTTATGGCGGTGCAACAAATGCAAAGGGACATGAAGCTGAACTTGTATTCGGTATAAGCAAAAATGTCAGCTTGGGTCTTGATTACTACAACACAAAAGAAATCAAAAAATCCGCAGCAGATGATAAAGACCAGCAGATACTTCAGGCTGATCTTGTTGTAAAATTTTAA